The nucleotide sequence CCGAGATGATCGTTTGATACCCTTTGATTCAAAAAAATTAAATAATTTTTAAAAGGTCGAGTCAGTTACTTTTTAACCGTTTATCCAAAGCCTATTTCGGTTACCTTCTTAAATGATTTGACACGGGTTAAGGCAAATGGTGAAACGGTGGTAAAGAAGATAGTGGTATTAAGATAGAATTTTAAGGAAGACTGAGATGATAGATAAGAGAAAAATACTACTTTTTATTTTAATAAGTGTAATTTTATTAGCCCTTCCAAAGTCTCTCTTTGCCAAGAGTGGTGATGCAGGAGCAGCCGGGGCATATTTAAGAATGGGAGTAGGAGCAAGAGCTTTGGGTATGGGTGGTTCGTATATTGCCGTAGCTGATGATGTTTATGCTACCTATTGGAATCCGGCAGGATTAGTTCAGATTAAAAGTCGTCAATTTGGCAGTATGTATGCTATTATGTCTTGTGATAGAAGATATAGCTTCTTAAATTATGCCCAACCTTTTGGTAAGGACTGGGCAGGAGGCATAAGTTGGATTGGTTTTGGTATAGATGATATTGAAGAACGTGATTCTTCTGGCAATCTTACAGGAGAACTCAAAGATTCAGAGAATAGCCTTTATCTTTCTGGAGCCAGAGAGATTTCCCCTTCTCTTTCTTTAGGTGCTAATCTAAAATACCTCACCCATCAGTTAGCGGGAAAGAGTGCTACAGGATTCGGTTT is from bacterium and encodes:
- a CDS encoding PorV/PorQ family protein — encoded protein: MIDKRKILLFILISVILLALPKSLFAKSGDAGAAGAYLRMGVGARALGMGGSYIAVADDVYATYWNPAGLVQIKSRQFGSMYAIMSCDRRYSFLNYAQPFGKDWAGGISWIGFGIDDIEERDSSGNLTGELKDSENSLYLSGAREISPSLSLGANLKYLTHQLAGKSATGFGFDIGGLFKPNFTNLDLSLGFVLQDIGSSLKWNTASGHKDEFPLNIKLGGAIKLLKEKLLLACDLKKNETQAMKIHIYSS